The Anas acuta chromosome 2, bAnaAcu1.1, whole genome shotgun sequence genomic interval GGCCATATTGCCtccttcactggaaaaaaatacataaaaagaaaaaaaaaatatattaaaagggCCAGGAAGAAAGGAATGTGATTATATTTTGCCTGGTTACTTTTCCTGGACCCGCCGTCTTTGATGAGAGAGTTTTGGCCACCTTTTCTGCAGATTGCAGAGGTACATTGTTTTTCAAGCTTGTTGAATGTTGGAGTAGCTCCAGACTTAGCTCCTTTACTTGCGCTTGGGCAAAACAGTtttaacagaaatcaaaatgatacaaaaataatCTTGGATACAAAGATAATCTTGGGAAAAGTGAGGCAAATCTGCAAAGGCAAACTGCCTTTGTCTTTAACCTTATCTTTGTCTCTGTACTATCCTTTTTAGCCCCACTCAATGGCAGATTTTGCTTCTGTCACTGCAAGAATCAAAAAAGGGACAGTAATGCAAAATTAGTACTCTTGTATATACTATAGAGGTTGGGGTGTGCTAGAAacaatttatctgaaaattcATCTAAACCCCTGGAAATTCAGAAACAGCCAAACTatgtttttaatagttttatcaACTTGCAAATGGAAAAACCCTTTTCCTTTGTAGTAAAAAGAGGTGTTTTATTTCACTCAGTCATTTTCCTCCAGGCTGTAGTTTGAGACTCATCAGCAGCATTAAAACTGTGCTGTGGTTTCTGGAATCCCGCCATGCTATAAAACTGAGAGATTTTGAATGGTGGTTCTTCTTGCCAGTGTATCCCTCCCCTCGTATTTATTTAGGAATAAGATTTGTCCTATTCCTGAGCTCCAGATGAGTTGCTGAGACACTGTGGGCTTTTTAGACTCCCATGAAAATAGTTTTGGCACTTCGGATGTCTTGAATGAGTGGCTGAGTGGGATTAGCATTTAACATATACCACTCCTAATGGAAAAACATCAGGGACATGACAACACTGGTGTCATATATAGAGGCACAGTTATCTTAAGACAGCTAGGAGATCACCTGAGTGGTAGACAGATTTCTGCTTTGACAGCTTAGTACAAAACAATGAGTGGCACCGTGTGTGTCACCTATAAAGAGTGAGTGCTGCCTGTGGATTCCTGTGGGTATTGTGTCTTTGTACTACGTAGAAGAAAGACTCAGGAAATTTGAGATGAAAAAATGGACCACATTGATTGATTGTTCTTGTCATTTTCAATTCTTTGCAAAAACTTGGATAGCCTAAGCTAAAGACCACTAAGGTCCCAGAGAGGTTTTCTGCTTGCTGCCACAGCAGCTAGGTCAGGCACACAAGCAAGTCTGGGGAATGCCACGTTTACATCAGATCATTTAGAAACCATCTTTAAAGAGTGTCCACAAGGtagcttttctgtcttttccactGTCTTTTATAAAATCATTGttaaagtgctgttttatctttttttcctaaaattcaGCTTGTGAGTACTGAGACATGGACTCTCTTGAGTTATGCTAAACATTCTCAACTCTGCTTACAGTAGGCAAGGCAAAGTGTACTGCAAAGCCttcttaaattatattaaagCTGTATGTATATTATCGGATAAGGAACAGAATTGTTGCTTAAGTGATTCAATGAGTGTATATTTACTTGCTTATATGCAATGCAAATactaagaatgaaaataatcctttaattaattattaattaattttttaaaataactttcattGCTCCTGCAGGAGTTGACTATTGTGCTCTGAGTGATCATGGCTGTGAACATTTGTGTATAAATGGTGACAGATCTTATACTTGTCAGTGTTTTGAAGGATACAGGCTTCGGAATGATGGGAAAACATGTAAACGTAAGTTATTATTCAGCAAGTCAGtgctagatttttatttcacacatagaaaaaaatctgtagggTAGGATTTGATTGCCTAAATATGTCTTTCATTTGTGTCATTTTAAATGCGCCAGTATCACAAAAGTTCACAGTTACCCTTTTGGTGTCCTATTTGCCAGCAATATGTCAGTATCTTGGATACTCTAGGGCATCTAAAGGGGCACTGGGTAGAAACTTTTAGGCACCTGACTGACTCTCTGAATGCCTGGGACATACAGAAAGTAGCTCTGATGCTGGTCTGTCTTGGatccaaaattattttacccCAACTTACATCCTTATATCAGACAACtgtaattttcttctcaaatcgaggcaaaaaatatatagcatttcaaaagaTTTCTACAGCACAAAGAAGCCTGCAATACTAATGGAATGTTCATTTTTCCCCAACGTGGTATAAGGGTCATTGCAAAAGAGATATCATAATTGCATTATACATTTGGCTACGTTACGCAGTTCTGAAGAGTGACAGATAtaaaaaggaattgaaaatTTCTCTCCAGTATAAGAGCACACACTAAGGGATCAAAGAAGAATTGTGGATAAGTCCTTGGAAAACACAGAGGCATGAAATACTTCATAACTCTAAACCAAATCATATCCAACGATCTCATCAACATCTGCtgttaaaaaacatttacaaaaaaaaataaaaattaaaagtcatCCAGACACTAACATGACAAATGAAAATCTCCATATTACCAGTTTGTATTACACATACCACATCAACAACCTACTTTGTTAGTCCATGCAAACAGAGACAAATTTTGCCTGTCTCAAAAAGTACTGACACCTTAACCTTGCAAAAAGCTAAAAGCAAGTGCAATTTTGTCTTCATGCAATAGTCTTGTCAAGAAAATAAAGGGTGGGGAGAAGAAAGTGTAAGTAAGAAAGATGTTAGTTTATCCAATGTTAATAAATagacaatttcattttattttgaaatataagtTGTAACTAAATCACCTATCAGGAAAGCCCACTGAACATCAGTTTACCCAACTATAGCTGGCAATTTTCAAGAATGCCACAGCAGGATTATACAGTTGGTCTTTCTCATTACATTTAAACACTACATAAACTGAGCTTTTGTaattcttgttttcagaaaaattacaAACACCATCTGAACTTAACCACAGGGAAAGACAGCATAACTACTTCAGGTTTGAGCAGGTTTATTACTGAAGATAAAATGATGGTGATGGAAAGATATGTTTCTCACCAGAAAGTTTACTTGAAATGTGGATGTGGGATTTAGGTGCCTTTGGAAATCTCTGTGGGTTACTAATCTTCATGCTGGGGACACATGAAATTATACAAACTCTGGAACCAAAATAGCGAACTTTTTCCTAGTAATAAGGTTATAAAATTGTACAACAAAGAGGTACCTTTAGAAATTGACAGCAGGTACTATAAATGATTTGCAGAATTGAGTCAGGAATACcagcaagaacaaaaatattcagtaacTGAACATCCTGTCCTTAACTAATACAATTCTTCATCTTTTAAATTACTCTCAGGTAAAAATGTCTGCAAATCAGTCAACCATGGCTGTGAGCATGTTTGTGTTAGTGCTGACAATTCCTACACCTGCAAGTGTCGTGAGGGATACATACTGAGAGAAGATGGGAAGACATGCAGAAGTGAGTAACCAATATACTAACCAATATATTGAACATTTTTGCATGTGCATTAGGCAAGTAAAGAAAGGAGTTTATCACTTCTCACTAGAAAACATCATTTTGATACCtacatttttaacatgttttcattcaaaactATATTTATATCTGAATCATTCCCAGGACAGGACATCTGCAAATCAGTCAGCCATGGCTGTGAGCATATTTGTGTTAACAAAGATGACTCTTATGCTTGTGAGTGTCATGAGGGCTTCCTACTGAGAGAAGATGGGAAAACATGCAGAAGTAAGTACTCTGGTAATTACTGGTAGACTCCTTTCTACAGAACGTAGatctctggaagtgttttaACGAAAAGCACTTTTGTAGTTTATTCATGATGCACTATTGTTATACCTGCCAGAAGCTTGTAAAAGACTCAGTGGacagaaataatgtattttagtAGCTAAACTGATATGACTGTAGACAAAAAAGACCCATAATTTTTCAGGTACCAAGAGTTAGAAGTGTTAGCTGCCTAAATTTTTGTCCATTTCTTCCAGTGATCTCAGTAGACCTAATAAAAGCTATTACTTCTCCCTGCATAATATATTCATTGTAGATGTGCTTTAACCAAAAACCGTCAACTATTCTCAGATAAAGACATTTGCAGCTCAGTTGCCCATGGCTGTGAACATGTTTGTGTTAATGCTGATGAGTCATACATCTGCCAGTGTTATGAGGGATTTGCATTAAGGGAAGATGGAAAAACATGTAGAAGTAAGTATCCTTATCTTTAATAgaaattttccttaaaatctgTGCATTTGTAGACACGTTTTAAAGTCTGGCACCattctttattttccagataAAGATGTTTGCAATTCTGTTGACCATGGCTGTGAGCACGTTTGTGTGAACACTGATAATTCATACATTTGCCAGTGCTATGAGGGTTTTGTATTGAGGGAAGATGAGAAAACATGTAAAAGTAAGTTACTTgatgttaatgtattttttacacTCAGGGGTATACTGGAGAAGCAAGTTGTGCTAGAGGTAggtcttaattttaattttacctGACAAAAAGGAGgataaattctttattttactaGGAGTTTTTTACTGttagcatttatatttttggaaatgtaCTCATTTATTAAACTGTagtaaataaaatctaaattatTCCTAGATAAGGACATCTGCAGATCAGTCAATCATGGCTGTGAACATCTTTGTGTTAATAATGACGACTCATACACTTGCCAATGTCATGACGGATTTGTACTGAGGCAAGATGGGAAAACATGCCGAAGTAAGTAGCTTATgaataaaaggagaaatttcatttcccttttacttggaaattattctgtgattcatagTGATCAGAGCAGAATACTGTCCTCTATAGATCATAAGATTTTTAGGAATTAATATAGCTTTGAACTAAAGctatatttcagaaaatcagcCAGTTTTAAGTCTGAATGtggcttttaaaatgtgaaccTAATTTCTGGACTATGCCAAAATTTAATCTTGAGCATAGGATGTTGCTACATTTTACTTTGATGAGTTGAACTTCTAATTGCCACTGTGTTGTTCTGTGTATACTCATGTGGACCATAATTTAACCTGTTCCTTAGCTTAACCTCTTATCATGGTCTTTAGTACATGATAAGCAGATGAAACTCCTTCAAGCTCTTTATATGTTTTCCAATCTTTTCATAAATCTCTTCTTGCTTTCCTAAAGCCTTTTTTATGTATCAGCATCCTTGCGGGGACACCACAGTGGTACAAAGTCTTACAATACAAGGTACAGTAGGGTCCAGGGTATAAGAACTATATCCCTGATTCTTTTTTGaatctaccctttttttttttatgaccaAAGATAGCATTAGTCTCTGACCATACAGCTCTGCTAAAGCTCATGTGTAGCCAGTTATCTACCACGATCATAGCCATATAAGACTCTCAGTCATACAAGTGTCCCACATCCCGTGGGAAGTATGgccttcattctttttttttctgaatatgttAAGTCTAATTCtggctatttaaaaatatatacggCTTGTTGTTACTGAGCCTGCAGAAAGATTCCTGTCTCTTTATATCAGCAGctgctctatttttatttgcaattgcTTCAACTTTGGAATAACCTACAAACTTTGTCAGtgattattttacattttctttaagattgttcattaaaatgttaaatagcaCAGAGGAGGGcaaattcttagaaaaaaagcCACTTGACGATTCCCCATTTACAATTTATCCTGAAGACCTCCCTAGCCActgttataataataatttatattatttaattaatttaatttaattaataattagtattataattattattataattattattaccCATATAATGTTGATTTTctagttatttttgttttgttttcttaatcaAATTAAATACCAAGGCTGATACTGTCCTGGATTCTCCATTGTATGAGTAACCTGAGCTTTACAAAACAGTCTCATAGtcaattttaaaagatactTATTTACTTTTCCCACATCTATTTTTCCATAATACCAACTTgactaattttctttctttgattttctcTAAATCAAGGTCAACATTATCTTTTCCATTGTTTTAATGCAGATCAGTGTCAAGCTGACAGGCTTACAGTGAATTAGTTACCCTTTTCAAATgctgtgtgtgtatgcacaggGAATGGAAACTCCTCGGTGTTTTGGGGTATTCCCTGGAGTTCTGGGaggtaatgaaaaaataatgctagGCATCCAAAGTGGTGTTCAGCCAGCTCTGTTACACCTCTTGGCAAGTGATCTGGAGTTACTACTGTTTCTTCAGTAGGTGCTGTGTGACTTACTACTCAGCTCACGAAACATCATTCAAACAATATTATCAGTAGCCTATTTCATAAGTCCCAGTTTGGatatactaaatattttttaccttttctgcaTTAAGATTgacagttttattatttctgtctaCTAATTAACAATATCCtgttaaatttgttttcttttgttttcaaataacctTTAAATAGCTTACTCATACTACCCTTCATTATGTTGGTCATGcactctcttttcctttatcttattatttccatgttcttcttttaatttcacaggttttcattttcagtaaataatgtgaattttcctttcattcattATTCATATCTTatagctgttttctgtttcaatttCTAACGGAGGTTGGTTTCTAACTACCCTAGTACTTTTGTTTTGATGATGTGACTAAGTTTTTTTTGGAGGTGTCTAGTTAAGGTTATCTAAAATAACCTTAAATGGTGCAGtcatcattactttttttttttttcttccatcacaAAATCCTTTGGCTCATAATTGCTTTCAGCTATGTAAAATTTATCCTTCTGAAGTAATAGCTGTTTGTTGCTGGCTTGTATTTCATTCtgtttgaaaacaacaaatattgCACACAGCTGTGCATAAGCTGATGCTAACTGATGCTAATTTTGACTTCcataaacatttcttctttaCCTGCTAGAACAGGATCTAGTCTAGATTATGTCTTGAATGTTGTTGAGTTAGAAGATTGTCCTCTGTAGTATTTTGGGGAATTTTTGTATTGGCAGCATGAAACCTCCACGTAATGTGCCTCAGACTGAAGTTCTTGTGAAAACATAAATGTCTTCTCTACACATTGAACTTACTTGCTCTGCTAATTGCTAAGAACCAAGAGAAGCCAGCTGATGTAATCTGGATTTTGGCAAAGCTTTCAATACAGTTTTTCACATTATCCTTCTGGACAATAtatccagcatacagctagacaaataaataatacaatggGTGAACAGTTGGCTGAAGGTTCAGTCTCAAAAGGTGATAGTGAATGGGGTTACATCAAactggcagccagtcactagCGAGGCTCCACTGGGCTGcgttttagggccagttctcttcattGTGTTTCTAAGTGATCTGGATATAGGATTTGAATGCATACTAACATTGCAGATGACACCACATTAGCAGGAGATTGTGGTGGGCTAGGCAATCGCCAACCACATGAAATGTAATAGTtaagtgctggattctgcacctgggatagGGCAACCCTACCTATATGTACAGATTGTgagatgagaggctggagagcagccctgaggaaagGGATCTGAGGGGTTTTGgtcaacagcaagttgaacgtgagccagcagtgtgccccagCAGCAAAAAGGGCCAACCATACCTTGGGAAGCATCAAGCATGGCAATGCTAGCCAGTCGAGGAAAGGGATTGTCTCTTTTTGATCTGCACTGATGTGGCCCCACCTCAATTACTGcatgcagttttgggtgccacaatgtaagaaggacataaaactattagaaagTGGCCAAAGGAGGACAATAAAAAGGGTGAggggtctagagggcaagacgtgcaaggagcggctgaggtcccttggtttgctcagccccgagcagagcaggctgaggggaggcctcatggcggcctgcagctccctcacgaggggagcggagggacaggcgctgagctctgctctctggggacagcgacaggacccgagggaacggcatggagctgggacaggggagggtcaggctgggggttagggaaagggtctgcacccagaggggggtcgagcactgggacaggctccccagggcagtgtgcatggcactgagcctgctggaggtCAAGAAgagtttggacaatgctctcagacacatggccTGATTTTTGCGTTGTcctgtgtgaagccaggagttggacccAGTGATCGATGTGGTTCCCTTTCAATTTAGGATATTTTATGGTTCTATCATTCTGACCAATCTGAACTTTGCTGTCAGAGGTATCCACTATTATATTTCCTATGTAAAGGTAGTTCTGCATTAGCAActgggaatatatatatatttgttcttgttcttgttcttgttgttgttgcagtGAAAAAGCAACAGGGAATGCTGATAGATGGCTTGACTTCCTCCTGTACTTTCTCCTCCTCTATCCTTCTTGAAGAGGTTATGACCAACTGGTTTTAACACTGCACTCATACAAATTCCCCTATCAgctttcagcattttatttatccTCTTAAATGAGTAGTTCCTAGTCTCCTGGATTTTGCTTATGCAGTTTTTTGGCATTGATGTAAGAGTCCCAAagaattgttttgctttgtgtccTGTGGTGttttgcttaattttcttttcactagCATGAATTTATGCTAAATGACTATGCTAAATTactccttcctttttctcttactGCTGTCAGTGTAGCATCCTCCTCCTTAATCTGGTCAGATTAATCCTAAAATAATTCATTGCCAGTGGGAGACCATCCAAACTGTGCAGTTCTTTCTGCTCAGATAGTAAAGAACTCATGCCTCATGTGAGCTAAACTGCCAATCATTCAACTAGCCAGAAATTTGCTTTCAGCATGCATGCTTCCATATTTCTTTGCTCATGGGATTACCCCTACAGTCTTtatatttatgtacatatatatagaaaaagTTTAACTAGCAAATCACATTAAATATTATCTGACTATTGCTAGGCAAGGATATTTGCAAATCAGTCAACCATGGCTGTGAACATGCCTGTGTTAATGCTGGTGATACATTTATTTGTAAGTGTCGGGAGGGATTCCTGCTACGAGAAGATGGAAAAACGTGCAGAAGTAAGTAGTCTGATATTTATCAGCATACTTTTTATCTGCAGTTCATGCTTGTGTGGAAACATATTAACTAGCAAGAGCTGTCATCTGTTCTCAGATAAAGATCTTTGCAAAGCAATCGACCATGGCTGTGAACATGTTTGTGTTAATACTGATGATTCCTATATCTGCAAATGCCGTGATGGGTTCCTGCTGAGAGAAGATGGGAAAACCTGCAAAAGTAAGTAGCACGATAACTTAATTTGATGAATTACACATATAATCAAGACCCCTGCTGATACATGTTAACTACCAACTCTCTTGTTTGCAGACAAGGATGTTTGCAATTCAATCAACCATGGCTGTGAACAAGTTTGTGTGAATACTGAAGATTCCTACATCTGCAGATGTCATGAAAATTTTGTACTGAAGGAAGACGGAAGGACATGTAGATGTGAGTAGCCTGAGTCATAAgagtatgttttattttcttgaggCATTTAAGTGTTGTGCCTGTGAGTGTTTCCACATGTGTATGTTTATTAGTGATTTCTAACTACTTAAGCTACTTATTAAAGATGTTATCTCTCCCTAAAGAATCACATCTAACAAACTCCATCCATTCTCCTCAGATAAAGATGTTTGCAAATCAGTTGACCATGGCTGTGAACATATTTGTGTTAATACTGATGATTCCTATATCTGTGAGTGCCACGAGGACTTCGTACTGAAGGAAGATGGGAAAACTTGTAAAAGTAAGTTGTTTAATCTTCATTATGTATTTTCTGATCCATTCATGAAGCATATCATGTAGTGTGTTCTTTGTGTCTTTAACATGCAATTAACTTCATAAAATAGCATACAATCAGCTTCATGGAAAAGAGCTTTGTCATGGAAGATTATTGCtctaatttttatattttgtgaaaGTTATTTACCTGAATAACTGtgctaaatattattttcattattcccaggtaaaaatatctgcaaaacAGTCAACCATGGTTGTGACCATGTTTGTGTTCCAACTGGTGATTCATACATGTGTCAGTGCCACAAAGGGTTTATACTGAGGAGAGACAGGAAAACATGCAGGAGTGAGTAGCTGGAACTTTTATGGGGAATGTGTTCTTTCAGTCATAAAAGTGATGACAGCCTAAATTTTTCTCAAAATTGTTTTATGCCAGTTTTGCTTTTGAGAGCAGatttaataatgaaattctCTTAACAATTCTCAGATAAAGACCTGTGTAAGTCCATTGACCATGGCTGTGAACATGTGtgcattaataataataataattcatacAGCTGTCAGTGCCATGAGGGTTTTGTCCTGCGGCAAGATGGAAAAACATGTCGAAGTAAGTAACTGAATAAGTCTATCAGACACTCTTCTCCAGCATTACTACATAAAAAACTGAAAGAAGTCCTACTTCTTTGTCATATGTTCTTCAAATGatgtttgaaatgtttgaatttataaatatgttaaatagaatacatataaatatttcaatttttcgTAGGCAAAGATGTCTGCAAATCAGTTGCCCATGGTTGTGAACATATTTGTGTTAATAATGATGATTCATACATCTGCAAATGTCAGGATGGATATGTACTGAAAGAAGATCAGAAAACATGCAGAAGTAGGtacattttattcagaaagactttgtttctttgatttttaaaatttcttgaCCTCACTTCAAATGCCTCACTTCAAAACTGATGTATTGTTTGAAAGTCCAAACCATATGTGAGTGTGATGGAATGTCTTGAACAATTTAGCTTGATGTTCTTGtaagcaaaaaaataacagaatgaaTGGTTGTTTTAATACAGTATCAAATACAATAATAATCCCTTccaaacatcaggaaaaaagtCAGAACAAAATCTTATTATCAAGGAATGTGTACTTTAAACAGATTCATATACTGTGGAGCTTTTATCTTTATATACTAAATTGTAAAATATCATTAATTCTATTTTCTTATCTTCTAACATGACACCCTTGGAACATGATATGCATTTATCTCATCACCCTTCTAATTTCTGGAGGAGAAACTCATCTACTGGAgctcagtaaaaatatttattctgcaaAAATGGATGCATTACTTGAGGAGAGTATTATTACCAAAAGAATGGTAACATGTTCATGGCTGATCTCAATCATAATTAAAACAGTTCACCATGAACTGTTGCCCTTTCTTGACATATGCAGTGATACTGAGGTGGTTCTGATATTCAGTGCATTTCCATTGCTTTAGTAAGtgacacattttttcctcagatgACTGCAGAAAGGAATTCTTGGACACCAGTTCTAAAAAGGAGCTATTGTCCAGGAAGAAACTTCCAAatgttaaaactgaaaattccaTATCCCTGATGACTTGCTAACAGACAGCTTCAGTAATTGCTGCAGTCAAAGCAGGGTGCTTAcagctgctttgatttttgcAAGTGCACTTGACCAAGTATGAGAACTCCAAGTTTGTCAGTATCTCCTGGATTGTCTCGCAGCTTCAGCgggtaaaacagaaaacattaatttcagcAATAAATAAGGCTTCTAATTACAAGATTTTAAGAGAGTTACAAGCAAAACAATGTATACAAACCATTCTGATCCAACATTATCAGCTAGTCACCCTTCTAGCATTTACTGTCTCCCCTATAATTTTTTAGCTGTTTGCCAGTAGAGGCTTAAATTTGAGCTATAAAAACACAGGCATCGTCTGAATTTTTCCCTAGACATGAACCTCATCCCAAGCTGTACCTCAGCTTGGGATGTACCTCATCCCTTCTCTTTCAGCCTTCCCCAGCTCTTCAGCTCTTACCTCATTCTTTCCTGCAACTCTAAACACAACTTCTAAATTTTCAACTTATATGCAAGTATAGCTTCAGCAACTCATCTCTTTGTACCACCTTTGTGTTTTTGCTACTTCTGCAGTACGAATACAGCTTCAGTGATtctcttccatttatttcagtgttggTCATCTACACAAAGGTAAAGTTAGCCTACAGGCCCATCCCTAGAAGAAAATGGTCAAAACTGTTTCTATATCCTAGCTATGTTCTTCAGTTACAGTTTTCCCCACTTAACAATCATTCTTAAAATTTGcttaaaaatctaatttactGCAAAGTTTTAAACATTTGAAGTATTATTAAGAGTCATAGTATTCTACAAAGCAGCACATATTGATAGATATTCATCgtgattatatttttattataaactaCAGTCATGGGCACACTCTTACCTTTTGATATGAACTGTATACAACATCTCTAGAATCACTGGCAAGATTGTCTGAGCCAGGATCAAGGTACTCTATATGATACCTGAGTTCATATAGTCCGTATGTGTCTAGGTCCTATTTTCAGCTTTGTCGACTTGTTCATGATCTAAACACTGCTGCTTATTTCATAGGATGCACCGAAGGCCCAGTTGACCTGGTGTTTGTGATTGATGGATCGAAAAGTCTCGGAGAGGATAATTTTGAAATTGTGAAACAATTTGTCTCAGGAATATTGGATACGCTTGAGATTTCACCCAAAGCAGCTCGAGTTGGTTTGCTTCAGTATTCCAGTGAAGTCCGCACAGAATTTACATTAAGGCAGTTCAACTCAGCCAAAGACATGAAGAAAGCTGTATCACAAATGAAATATATGGGGCGAGGTTCCATGACAGGACTGGCTCTGAAGCAAATGTTTCAGAGGAgcttcacagaaacagaaggcGCCAGACCATTTTCAGCAAATGTCCCTCGAATCGCTATTGTATTTACGGATGGACGAGCCCAAGATGAAGTCTCTGGGTGGGCTGCTAGAGCAAAGCAAACTGGTGAGTGGAAGTGTCTTTGATTCTTTCTTCAAGGCAAATATTGTGATAAAGAGAATGTAGAATCATAGAGAATCAGAGAGTAGTGATAGTATAGTGATAGCATTgagcatcacttgctttg includes:
- the MATN2 gene encoding matrilin-2 isoform X2; this translates as MQPMFSSADVPEDPWVKTSCPALKEARFSGSNEKKEPQILHPGMSLYFLKMQKTVACFFLLFGHMLLSTGSIMAKDLPGGHFTRRDVNSQSLLENTCNRKRLDLVFIIDSSRSVRPYDFEKVKEFILTILQFLDISPDATRVGLIQYGSTVKHEFSLKTFRRKQEIERAVRRMMHLATGTMTGLAIQYAVNIAFSESEGARPLSQNVPRIIMIVTDGRPQDPVAEIAAKARNSGILIFAIGVGRVDMNTLKSIGSEPHEEHVFLVANFSQIETLTSAFQTKLCVPHMCSIVEHRCDHFCINTPGSYECRCKQGYILNADQKTCSTQDLCAVEKHACEQICVNTPGSYVCQCYEGYELDANGKNCIVVDYCAVDNQGCQHECVNTEDSYYCRCYPGFILNPDKRTCRRPDYCALQDHGCEQECVNTDDSYFCQCQEGFRLNPDKKTCKRVDHCAESNHGCEHLCLNTDDSYVCQCFEGFVINEDLKTCTRVDYCALSDHGCEHLCINGDRSYTCQCFEGYRLRNDGKTCKRKNVCKSVNHGCEHVCVSADNSYTCKCREGYILREDGKTCRRQDICKSVSHGCEHICVNKDDSYACECHEGFLLREDGKTCRNKDICSSVAHGCEHVCVNADESYICQCYEGFALREDGKTCRNKDVCNSVDHGCEHVCVNTDNSYICQCYEGFVLREDEKTCKNKDICRSVNHGCEHLCVNNDDSYTCQCHDGFVLRQDGKTCRSKDICKSVNHGCEHACVNAGDTFICKCREGFLLREDGKTCRNKDLCKAIDHGCEHVCVNTDDSYICKCRDGFLLREDGKTCKNKDVCNSINHGCEQVCVNTEDSYICRCHENFVLKEDGRTCRYKDVCKSVDHGCEHICVNTDDSYICECHEDFVLKEDGKTCKSKNICKTVNHGCDHVCVPTGDSYMCQCHKGFILRRDRKTCRNKDLCKSIDHGCEHVCINNNNNSYSCQCHEGFVLRQDGKTCRSKDVCKSVAHGCEHICVNNDDSYICKCQDGYVLKEDQKTCRRCTEGPVDLVFVIDGSKSLGEDNFEIVKQFVSGILDTLEISPKAARVGLLQYSSEVRTEFTLRQFNSAKDMKKAVSQMKYMGRGSMTGLALKQMFQRSFTETEGARPFSANVPRIAIVFTDGRAQDEVSGWAARAKQTGIIIYAIGIGKAIEEELLEIASQPSYKHLFYAEDFTALEDISEELKVQICEAMKNSAHQQDPSSGRLRKTGPQSSGPESSTITITDVLACPNLAIHHKYHFEDSHTHSTRTAKDKDQCKCENLVTFQNYATSEVRKLTQRLEEMTKRMEDLENRLKY
- the MATN2 gene encoding matrilin-2 isoform X5, which gives rise to MQPMFSSADVPEDPWVKTSCPALKEARFSGSNEKKEPQILHPGMSLYFLKMQKTVACFFLLFGHMLLSTGSIMAKDLPGGHFTRRDVNSQSLLENTCNRKRLDLVFIIDSSRSVRPYDFEKVKEFILTILQFLDISPDATRVGLIQYGSTVKHEFSLKTFRRKQEIERAVRRMMHLATGTMTGLAIQYAVNIAFSESEGARPLSQNVPRIIMIVTDGRPQDPVAEIAAKARNSGILIFAIGVGRVDMNTLKSIGSEPHEEHVFLVANFSQIETLTSAFQTKLCVPHMCSIVEHRCDHFCINTPGSYECRCKQGYILNADQKTCSTQDLCAVEKHACEQICVNTPGSYVCQCYEGYELDANGKNCIVVDYCAVDNQGCQHECVNTEDSYYCRCYPGFILNPDKRTCRRPDYCALQDHGCEQECVNTDDSYFCQCQEGFRLNPDKKTCKRVDYCALSDHGCEHLCINGDRSYTCQCFEGYRLRNDGKTCKRKNVCKSVNHGCEHVCVSADNSYTCKCREGYILREDGKTCRRQDICKSVSHGCEHICVNKDDSYACECHEGFLLREDGKTCRNKDICSSVAHGCEHVCVNADESYICQCYEGFALREDGKTCRNKDVCNSVDHGCEHVCVNTDNSYICQCYEGFVLREDEKTCKNKDICRSVNHGCEHLCVNNDDSYTCQCHDGFVLRQDGKTCRSKDICKSVNHGCEHACVNAGDTFICKCREGFLLREDGKTCRNKDLCKAIDHGCEHVCVNTDDSYICKCRDGFLLREDGKTCKNKDVCNSINHGCEQVCVNTEDSYICRCHENFVLKEDGRTCRYKDVCKSVDHGCEHICVNTDDSYICECHEDFVLKEDGKTCKSKNICKTVNHGCDHVCVPTGDSYMCQCHKGFILRRDRKTCRNKDLCKSIDHGCEHVCINNNNNSYSCQCHEGFVLRQDGKTCRSKDVCKSVAHGCEHICVNNDDSYICKCQDGYVLKEDQKTCRRCTEGPVDLVFVIDGSKSLGEDNFEIVKQFVSGILDTLEISPKAARVGLLQYSSEVRTEFTLRQFNSAKDMKKAVSQMKYMGRGSMTGLALKQMFQRSFTETEGARPFSANVPRIAIVFTDGRAQDEVSGWAARAKQTGIIIYAIGIGKAIEEELLEIASQPSYKHLFYAEDFTALEDISEELKVQICEAMKNSAHQQDPSSGRLRKTGPQSSGPESSTITITDVLACPNLAIHHKYHFEDSHTHSTRTTAKDKDQCKCENLVTFQNYATSEVRKLTQRLEEMTKRMEDLENRLKY